One segment of Amycolatopsis alba DSM 44262 DNA contains the following:
- a CDS encoding aldo/keto reductase, which translates to MEKVELGRTGRKVSQVSLGCMTMGTATDERTSARILDAYLDDGGDFLDTANCYSWWVPGAAGGESEELLGRLLKGRRDKVFLATKGSAAVADADSARKGYHEDGSADWDHIGRHFEGAGGDVIRRAVDESLRRLGTDHIDLYYIHVDDRATPLEETLSALDGIVRAGKVRHIGWSNVRSWRLERIRALAERNGWASPVAVQLQHSYLRPVADSASLATGDMLDFLRDNEDIALAAYSSILRGIYDDSARRLAHPVWQSYAGPDGEARMAAIDAVAREAGATGNQVALAWLLRQASPRVLPLIGPRTWEHYEAIRPAFTLELDASQLAVLDGA; encoded by the coding sequence ATGGAAAAGGTGGAGCTCGGCCGGACCGGCCGGAAAGTCAGCCAGGTCTCGCTCGGGTGCATGACGATGGGCACCGCCACCGACGAGCGGACCTCGGCGCGGATCCTGGACGCGTACCTCGACGACGGCGGCGACTTCCTCGACACCGCGAACTGCTATTCGTGGTGGGTGCCCGGCGCGGCGGGCGGGGAGAGCGAAGAACTGCTCGGGAGACTCTTGAAAGGCAGGCGGGACAAGGTCTTCCTCGCGACGAAGGGGTCGGCCGCGGTCGCCGACGCCGACAGCGCGCGCAAGGGGTACCACGAGGACGGCAGCGCGGACTGGGACCACATCGGACGGCATTTCGAGGGCGCCGGCGGCGACGTGATCCGGCGCGCCGTCGACGAAAGCCTGCGGCGGCTCGGGACCGACCACATCGACCTGTACTACATCCACGTCGACGACCGGGCGACCCCGCTGGAGGAGACGCTGTCCGCGCTCGACGGGATCGTCCGCGCGGGGAAGGTCCGGCACATCGGCTGGAGCAACGTCCGTTCGTGGCGGCTGGAGCGGATCCGCGCGCTCGCGGAACGGAACGGCTGGGCGTCGCCGGTGGCCGTCCAGCTGCAGCATTCGTACCTGCGGCCGGTGGCCGATTCGGCGTCGCTGGCCACCGGGGACATGCTCGACTTCCTGCGGGACAACGAAGACATCGCGCTCGCCGCGTACTCGTCGATCCTGCGGGGGATCTACGACGACTCCGCCCGGCGGCTCGCGCATCCGGTCTGGCAGAGCTACGCCGGACCGGACGGCGAGGCGCGGATGGCCGCGATCGACGCCGTGGCGCGGGAAGCGGGGGCGACCGGGAACCAGGTCGCGCTGGCGTGGCTGCTGCGGCAGGCGTCGCCGCGGGTGCTGCCGCTGATCGGGCCGCGGACATGGGAGCACTACGAGGCGATCCGGCCGGCTTTCACGCTGGAACTGGACGCGTCGCAGCTGGCGGTGCTGGACGGCGCCTGA
- a CDS encoding PLP-dependent aminotransferase family protein, giving the protein MTNSQTNLAWDVLLDLSGPGPRHERLTRALRTVIREGTLGSGAALPPSRTLAADLGFSRWVITQAYEQLIAEGYLAARTGSATVVRWSAPGGEAAKPVPRTAAPPEIDLMPGLPDLRHFPRQRWAEAVREVLANAPHGEFGYPVPGGHPRLRAVLADYLRRCRGAVVDDVRISSGVTDGFGRVCRALLAAGITRVAAEEPGWQTLRRVATRAGLDVVGVPVDEDGLRVDEIPSGARAVLVTPAHQFPTGTVLSPARRAGLLSWARDVDGLIIEDDYDAEFRYDRRPVGTVQGMDPARVALLGSVSKTLSPALGLGWYALPPQWTDLVEPSPTPPALEQLAFATFLERGSYDRHLRAARRRYRARRDALVDALGPLPVSGVAAGLHLVLDLPGGSAAEVVRRAAIKGVRVTDLDDYRATPRAPGLVLGYGNLADNSVGTAARLLIEAIGEASRTRS; this is encoded by the coding sequence ATGACGAATTCCCAGACCAATCTGGCTTGGGACGTGCTCCTCGATCTCTCCGGACCGGGTCCCCGGCACGAGCGGCTCACCAGGGCGCTCCGCACGGTGATCCGCGAAGGCACGCTCGGCTCCGGCGCCGCGCTGCCGCCCAGCCGCACCCTCGCCGCGGATCTGGGCTTCTCCCGCTGGGTTATCACGCAGGCGTACGAACAGCTGATCGCGGAGGGCTATCTCGCCGCGCGCACCGGCTCGGCCACCGTCGTGCGCTGGTCGGCGCCGGGCGGCGAGGCCGCGAAACCCGTCCCGCGCACAGCCGCCCCACCGGAGATCGACCTCATGCCCGGTCTGCCCGACCTGCGGCATTTCCCCCGGCAACGCTGGGCGGAGGCGGTCCGCGAAGTCCTCGCGAACGCGCCGCACGGCGAGTTCGGCTACCCCGTTCCCGGCGGGCACCCGCGGCTGCGCGCCGTGTTGGCCGACTACCTCCGCCGGTGCCGGGGAGCCGTCGTCGACGACGTACGGATCTCGTCCGGCGTCACCGACGGGTTCGGCCGCGTGTGCCGCGCGCTGCTCGCGGCCGGGATCACCCGCGTCGCGGCCGAGGAACCCGGCTGGCAGACGCTGCGGCGCGTCGCGACGCGCGCCGGACTCGACGTGGTCGGTGTCCCGGTCGACGAAGACGGCCTGCGCGTCGACGAGATCCCGTCCGGCGCCCGCGCCGTCCTCGTGACCCCGGCGCACCAGTTCCCCACCGGCACCGTCCTCTCCCCCGCTCGTCGCGCCGGGCTGCTGAGCTGGGCACGCGACGTCGACGGCCTGATCATCGAGGACGACTACGACGCCGAGTTCCGCTACGACCGGCGGCCGGTCGGGACCGTGCAGGGCATGGACCCGGCGAGGGTCGCGCTGCTCGGTTCGGTCAGCAAGACACTCAGTCCCGCGCTCGGCCTCGGCTGGTACGCCTTGCCTCCACAGTGGACGGACCTGGTCGAGCCTTCGCCGACTCCGCCCGCGCTGGAGCAGCTGGCGTTCGCGACCTTCCTCGAACGTGGCTCCTACGACCGGCATCTGCGCGCGGCCAGGCGACGCTACCGGGCCCGGCGCGACGCGCTGGTGGACGCGCTCGGCCCGCTGCCGGTGTCCGGCGTCGCGGCCGGTCTGCACCTCGTGCTGGATCTGCCCGGCGGCTCGGCGGCCGAGGTGGTGAGGCGGGCGGCGATCAAGGGAGTGCGCGTGACCGATCTCGACGACTACCGGGCGACCCCCAGAGCGCCCGGGCTCGTCCTCGGTTACGGCAACCTCGCCGACAACTCCGTCGGCACCGCCGCCCGCCTGCTGATCGAGGCCATCGGGGAGGCCTCGCGGACGAGATCGTGA
- a CDS encoding PP2C family protein-serine/threonine phosphatase, translating into MSGTSTADERLQVLEAITDTALGHLGQDLVVAKILARVREVLGVDTATVLRHDPDARQLQAIAASGIEEEVFQDVRIAVGAGFAGRVAADRRPVILDHVDETTVVNTLLQERGLRTLLGVPMVAGDELIGVLHVGSVTSREFSEADVELLRLVAARLALALQIENSATDRAAAAALQRSLLPGRLPVVAGMEFSARYVPGTEPGVGGDWYDLFPLPGDRLGIVMGDVAGHGLNAAVIMGRLRSALRAYALESDDPAEVLSKLDRKVQHFEPGTLATVVYGLVTASRDKVAISLAGHLPPVLAAPDRPSAFVDVPVDPPIGVTGPRRRRTVVDLPPGGSLVFYTDGLVERRDQLIDLGLQRLVDVVTPEQPGVVCARVMAALVGATPAQDDIALLAARRIPA; encoded by the coding sequence ATGTCCGGGACATCGACGGCCGACGAACGGCTCCAGGTGCTCGAAGCCATCACCGACACCGCGCTGGGACACCTCGGCCAGGACCTGGTGGTGGCGAAAATCCTCGCCAGGGTGCGCGAGGTCCTCGGGGTCGACACGGCCACGGTGCTGCGGCACGACCCGGACGCGCGGCAGCTGCAGGCCATCGCCGCTTCCGGCATCGAGGAAGAGGTCTTCCAGGACGTCCGGATCGCCGTCGGCGCGGGTTTCGCGGGCCGGGTGGCCGCGGACCGGCGCCCGGTCATCCTCGACCACGTCGACGAGACCACCGTGGTCAACACGCTGCTGCAGGAGCGAGGCCTCCGCACCTTGCTCGGCGTGCCGATGGTCGCCGGGGACGAACTGATCGGCGTGCTGCACGTCGGATCCGTGACGTCGCGCGAATTCTCCGAGGCCGACGTCGAACTCCTGCGGCTGGTGGCCGCGCGGCTCGCGCTGGCGCTGCAGATCGAGAACTCCGCCACCGACCGCGCGGCCGCGGCGGCGCTGCAGCGGAGCCTGTTGCCGGGGCGGCTGCCCGTCGTCGCCGGGATGGAGTTCTCCGCGCGGTACGTGCCGGGCACCGAACCAGGGGTCGGCGGTGACTGGTACGACCTGTTCCCGCTGCCGGGCGACCGGCTCGGCATCGTGATGGGCGACGTCGCCGGGCACGGCCTCAACGCCGCCGTGATCATGGGACGGCTGCGCAGCGCCCTCCGCGCCTACGCGCTCGAATCGGACGACCCGGCGGAGGTACTGTCCAAATTGGACCGGAAGGTCCAGCATTTCGAGCCGGGGACACTGGCCACCGTCGTGTACGGGTTGGTGACGGCTTCGCGGGACAAGGTGGCGATCTCGCTGGCCGGACACCTGCCCCCGGTCCTCGCGGCGCCCGATCGGCCGTCCGCGTTCGTCGATGTCCCGGTGGATCCGCCCATCGGGGTCACCGGGCCGCGACGGCGAAGAACCGTGGTCGACCTGCCGCCCGGTGGCTCGCTCGTCTTCTACACCGACGGTCTCGTGGAACGCCGGGACCAGCTGATCGACCTCGGCCTGCAGCGGCTCGTCGACGTGGTCACCCCCGAGCAGCCAGGAGTGGTGTGCGCGCGGGTGATGGCCGCGCTCGTCGGCGCGACGCCGGCGCAGGACGACATCGCCCTCCTCGCGGCCCGGCGCATCCCGGCCTGA
- a CDS encoding epoxide hydrolase family protein yields the protein MNENTEIRPFTVDVPQSELDDLADRLARVRWANELPADQVTDGVQRGPVTPGWEYGVPLDYVQRLVAYWREGYDWRKWEAKLNQYPQFTTEIDGQNVHFLHVRSPEPDATPLILTHGWPNSVFEYLDLIDQLTDPKAHGGDAADAFHVVIPSLPGFGFSGATHEKGWNRYRTARAWAELMRRLGYERYGTHGNDAGSFVAPELGRADGEHVIGVHVTQLFSFPSGDPAEFEGMTEKELEYMQFLQTFNDDMSGYAKLQESAPQNLAHALADSPTGQLAWSAQLLSGTSDDHVLTNATLYWLTNTAASAARFYYEDKHTEHVTEPTTAPTGLASFAYDFRPLRRFAERDHANIVSWQEFERGSHWATQDAPDLLVGDIRQFFRKLA from the coding sequence ATGAACGAGAACACCGAGATCAGACCCTTCACCGTCGACGTCCCGCAGTCCGAATTGGACGATCTGGCCGACCGCCTGGCGCGGGTCCGCTGGGCGAACGAACTGCCCGCCGACCAGGTGACCGACGGAGTGCAGCGTGGACCGGTCACGCCGGGCTGGGAGTACGGCGTGCCCCTCGACTACGTGCAGCGTCTGGTCGCCTACTGGCGCGAAGGCTACGACTGGCGGAAGTGGGAGGCGAAGCTCAACCAGTACCCGCAGTTCACCACCGAGATCGACGGGCAGAACGTCCACTTCCTGCACGTCCGGTCGCCGGAGCCGGACGCGACGCCGCTGATCCTCACGCACGGCTGGCCGAACTCGGTCTTCGAGTACCTGGACCTGATCGACCAGCTGACCGACCCGAAGGCCCACGGCGGGGACGCGGCCGACGCGTTCCACGTGGTGATCCCGTCGCTGCCGGGGTTCGGTTTCTCGGGCGCCACCCATGAGAAGGGCTGGAACCGGTACCGCACGGCCCGCGCGTGGGCCGAACTGATGCGGCGGCTGGGTTACGAGCGGTACGGCACGCACGGGAACGACGCCGGTTCGTTCGTCGCCCCCGAACTGGGGCGCGCCGACGGCGAGCACGTCATCGGGGTGCACGTCACGCAGCTGTTCTCGTTCCCGAGCGGAGACCCGGCGGAGTTCGAGGGCATGACCGAGAAGGAACTGGAGTACATGCAGTTCCTTCAGACCTTCAACGACGACATGTCCGGCTACGCGAAGCTCCAGGAGAGCGCGCCGCAGAACCTCGCGCACGCGCTGGCCGACTCGCCGACCGGGCAGCTGGCGTGGAGCGCGCAGCTGCTGTCGGGGACGAGCGACGACCACGTCCTCACCAACGCCACGCTGTACTGGCTGACGAACACGGCGGCCTCGGCGGCGCGGTTCTACTACGAGGACAAGCACACCGAGCACGTGACCGAGCCGACGACCGCGCCGACCGGGCTGGCGAGTTTCGCCTACGACTTCCGTCCGCTGCGCCGGTTCGCCGAGCGGGACCACGCGAACATCGTCTCGTGGCAGGAGTTCGAGCGCGGCAGTCACTGGGCGACGCAGGACGCGCCGGATCTGCTGGTTGGCGACATCCGGCAGTTCTTCCGCAAGCTCGCGTAA
- a CDS encoding helix-turn-helix transcriptional regulator, whose product MLETSARLLRLLSLLQTPRDWTGTELAERLDVSSRTVRNDVERLRALGYPVNATRGSAGGYRLGAGAELPPLLLDDEEAVAVAIGLRTAAGGTIAGVEETSLRALAKLEQVLPSRLRRRVNALQAYTISVPRDEPGPRVDAKTLTVLTACCRDHEVLRFGYRSHDGSESVRKVEPYRLVNWGRRWYLVAWDLDRGDWRTYRVDRLTPRVPVGPRFTPRDLPEDVTDRVRRGVSAAAWRYRADVTVHASAEEVTARINPAVGTVEAVDASTCVLHTGADSIETLAVHLGLLNYPFRVTEPPQLVGYLRELADRYRDATG is encoded by the coding sequence ATGTTGGAAACTTCGGCAAGGCTGCTCCGTCTGCTCTCCCTCTTGCAGACTCCCCGTGACTGGACCGGCACTGAACTGGCAGAACGCCTCGATGTGAGCTCCCGGACGGTCCGCAACGATGTCGAGCGCCTGCGCGCGCTCGGGTACCCGGTGAACGCGACCCGCGGTTCCGCCGGCGGGTACCGCCTCGGCGCGGGCGCCGAACTGCCGCCACTGTTGCTTGACGACGAGGAGGCCGTCGCCGTCGCGATCGGACTCCGCACCGCCGCCGGCGGCACCATCGCGGGCGTCGAGGAGACGTCGCTGCGCGCGCTCGCGAAACTGGAGCAGGTGCTGCCGTCAAGACTGAGGCGCCGCGTCAACGCGCTGCAGGCGTACACGATCTCGGTGCCCAGGGACGAACCCGGCCCGCGCGTCGACGCGAAGACGCTCACCGTGCTGACGGCCTGCTGCCGGGATCACGAGGTGCTGCGGTTCGGCTACCGGAGCCACGACGGCTCTGAGAGCGTGCGCAAGGTCGAGCCGTATCGCCTGGTGAACTGGGGACGCCGCTGGTACCTGGTCGCGTGGGACCTCGACCGCGGCGACTGGCGCACCTACCGCGTCGACAGGCTGACCCCGCGTGTCCCGGTCGGCCCCCGGTTCACCCCGCGTGACCTGCCCGAGGACGTGACGGACCGGGTGCGGCGCGGGGTCTCTGCGGCCGCCTGGCGGTACCGGGCCGACGTCACCGTGCACGCGTCCGCCGAGGAGGTGACCGCGCGGATCAACCCGGCCGTCGGCACGGTCGAGGCCGTCGACGCGAGCACGTGCGTGCTGCACACCGGCGCCGACAGCATCGAGACCCTGGCCGTCCACTTGGGACTGCTCAATTACCCTTTCCGGGTAACCGAACCGCCGCAACTGGTCGGCTACTTGCGCGAGCTGGCCGACCGGTACCGCGATGCCACCGGCTAG
- a CDS encoding arsenate reductase family protein, translated as MEIWVNPACAKCRSAVSMLDEAGAEYTVRKYLEDPPTAKELKAVLKRLGLEPWDITRTAEAIAKELELKTWGRTPADRDRWIDALVTHPKLIQRPIITADDGTTVVARTPEAVQSVLPS; from the coding sequence ATGGAGATCTGGGTGAACCCGGCGTGTGCCAAATGCCGGTCCGCGGTGTCGATGCTCGACGAGGCGGGGGCCGAGTACACCGTGCGGAAGTACCTCGAGGACCCGCCGACCGCGAAGGAGCTGAAGGCCGTCCTCAAGCGGCTCGGACTCGAGCCCTGGGACATCACCCGCACCGCCGAGGCGATCGCGAAGGAACTCGAGCTGAAGACCTGGGGGCGCACGCCCGCCGACCGTGACCGGTGGATCGACGCCCTGGTCACGCATCCGAAGCTGATCCAGCGGCCGATCATCACCGCGGACGACGGCACGACCGTTGTCGCGCGGACCCCGGAGGCCGTCCAGTCCGTGCTGCCCTCGTGA
- a CDS encoding AfsR/SARP family transcriptional regulator encodes MLGPLEVTRDGEPVVIAGPKLRVLLAALLVRANSTVSLDRLADRLWGEDQPSTARKSTQVYALRLRRMLGDGLIETRQDGYRIRLEPEQLDLLRYRRLTEAGLEAGKAGDSATELALLAEALECWRGPALCDVPSESLQRDEAAQLGEDRLRTLERWIEAGLEAGRHRELVAELVTLTKEHPWQETFRAQLITALDRSGRRADALETYRSTRRMFADELGIEPGPRLRRVHAAILDEGADPPRETISQLPPDVHRFVGRADPMAELTGLRLTATGRNVVVSGPPGVGKTAFAVHVAHRFRPSFPDGQLYVNLQGYAAGPPLDPSAALTRFLGALGVHRDRIPAEPAEQAALFRSVLADKKMLLLLDNAVHVDQVRPLLPGRPGCAVLITSRNDLRGLAVNPGAVHLPLGVLTEDESSAVLAELLGPARTAAEPEAVAALAAACAHLPLALRIAGANLAADTGRSVAEYTAELTRSGRLEELAIDGDSSSAVRVAFDRSYLRLSEPDRTLFRMLGRAPGPDFGAPAAAAVAGASRVETGRALDRLAAANLLQRTAPGRYQFHDLIREYAAERGHAEDPQEAALTALSRLIESYVETAAAATRVLYAGAASPVFDEHTALRWLDTERDNLVDTIACATTDPAFQPAAWRLIDVLRGYLQASGHAREAVATCTAALRSATETGNVRARLSLLDVLGQMSHNLSDYGPAIEHFQQALAAARELKDLDAETDALRNLGRASSQQGKARQALHFHGQALAVSRRAGNTGAETLALNCIGVIHTFSGRPRTAVGWHDRSLRLATETGQRETAFHALNGRGIALWALGRFDEAIADHEQVLAYTREAGLGFGETATLNCLAETHCDAGRLDVAMTLATECHARSVQIGDRRGEAAAVEVIATVRNRRGEHAEAIEGLHEALRMFTEIGLGYGQGSARIGLAFAHRSLGDAAKALEYAEKALATLRENGQLLLEADALTEIAHARLDLGEPEAARALADQAVRLASKRGRRLPEERARALSHRT; translated from the coding sequence GTGCTCGGCCCGCTCGAGGTGACGCGTGACGGGGAGCCGGTGGTGATCGCCGGGCCCAAACTGCGGGTCCTGCTCGCGGCGTTGCTGGTGCGGGCCAACTCGACGGTCTCGCTGGACCGGCTCGCGGACCGGCTCTGGGGCGAGGACCAGCCGTCCACGGCGCGCAAGAGCACGCAGGTCTACGCGCTGCGGCTGCGCCGGATGCTGGGCGACGGCCTGATCGAGACCCGCCAGGACGGCTACCGGATCCGGCTGGAGCCCGAGCAACTGGACCTGCTCCGCTACCGGCGGCTGACCGAAGCGGGCCTGGAAGCGGGCAAAGCGGGTGATTCCGCCACGGAGCTCGCGCTGCTAGCCGAAGCGCTGGAGTGCTGGCGCGGCCCGGCGCTCTGCGACGTCCCGTCGGAATCCCTGCAGCGTGACGAAGCCGCGCAGCTCGGCGAAGACCGCCTCCGCACGCTGGAGCGCTGGATCGAGGCCGGGCTCGAAGCGGGCAGGCACCGCGAGCTGGTCGCCGAGCTGGTCACGCTCACCAAGGAACACCCGTGGCAGGAGACGTTCCGGGCGCAGCTCATCACCGCGCTCGACCGGTCCGGCCGTCGCGCCGACGCGCTGGAGACCTACCGCTCGACGCGCCGGATGTTCGCCGACGAACTGGGGATCGAGCCCGGCCCGCGGTTGCGGCGCGTCCACGCCGCGATCCTCGACGAGGGCGCCGATCCCCCGAGGGAGACGATCAGCCAGCTGCCGCCCGACGTCCACCGGTTCGTCGGGCGCGCGGATCCGATGGCCGAGCTCACGGGACTGCGGCTGACCGCGACCGGGCGCAACGTCGTGGTCTCCGGACCGCCGGGGGTCGGGAAGACCGCGTTCGCGGTGCACGTCGCGCACCGGTTCCGGCCCTCCTTCCCGGACGGCCAGCTGTATGTGAACCTCCAGGGCTACGCGGCCGGTCCGCCGCTCGACCCGTCGGCCGCGCTGACCCGGTTCCTCGGCGCGCTCGGCGTGCACCGGGACCGGATCCCGGCCGAACCCGCCGAGCAGGCCGCCCTGTTCCGCAGTGTGCTGGCGGACAAGAAGATGTTGCTGCTGCTGGACAACGCGGTGCACGTCGACCAGGTCCGGCCGCTGCTGCCGGGGCGGCCCGGCTGCGCCGTGCTGATCACCAGCCGCAACGACCTGCGCGGGCTCGCAGTCAACCCCGGCGCCGTGCACCTGCCGCTCGGCGTGCTCACCGAAGACGAATCGAGTGCCGTCCTCGCCGAACTGCTCGGGCCCGCGCGCACGGCCGCCGAACCCGAAGCCGTCGCCGCGCTCGCCGCGGCCTGCGCGCATCTGCCGCTGGCACTGCGGATCGCCGGTGCGAACCTCGCGGCCGACACCGGCCGCAGCGTCGCGGAGTACACCGCCGAGCTCACCCGTTCGGGCAGGCTGGAGGAACTGGCCATCGACGGCGACTCGTCTTCGGCCGTGCGGGTCGCCTTCGACCGGTCCTATCTGCGGTTGTCCGAACCGGACCGGACGCTGTTCCGGATGCTCGGCCGGGCACCGGGTCCGGATTTCGGCGCGCCCGCGGCGGCCGCTGTCGCCGGGGCTTCGCGCGTGGAGACCGGCCGCGCGCTCGACCGGCTGGCCGCGGCGAACCTGCTGCAGCGGACCGCGCCCGGCCGCTACCAGTTCCACGACCTCATCCGGGAGTACGCCGCCGAACGCGGGCACGCCGAAGACCCGCAGGAAGCCGCGCTGACGGCGTTGTCCCGGCTGATCGAGTCGTATGTGGAGACCGCTGCCGCGGCCACTCGCGTGCTCTACGCCGGCGCCGCCTCGCCGGTCTTCGACGAACACACCGCGCTTCGCTGGCTGGACACCGAACGGGACAACCTGGTCGACACGATCGCCTGTGCCACCACGGATCCCGCGTTCCAGCCCGCCGCGTGGCGGCTGATCGACGTCTTGCGCGGCTACCTCCAGGCGAGCGGGCACGCCCGTGAGGCGGTCGCGACCTGCACGGCCGCGCTGCGCTCGGCGACCGAGACGGGCAACGTACGGGCACGGCTGTCGCTGCTCGACGTCCTCGGGCAGATGTCGCACAATCTCAGCGACTACGGCCCGGCGATCGAACACTTCCAGCAGGCGCTCGCGGCCGCGCGTGAGCTGAAGGACCTCGACGCGGAGACCGACGCGCTGCGCAACCTCGGCCGCGCGTCGAGCCAGCAGGGCAAGGCGAGGCAAGCGCTGCACTTCCACGGCCAGGCGCTCGCGGTCAGCCGCCGGGCGGGCAACACCGGGGCGGAAACGCTGGCGCTGAACTGCATCGGCGTCATCCACACCTTCTCCGGCAGGCCGAGGACGGCGGTCGGCTGGCACGACCGGTCCCTGCGGCTGGCCACGGAAACCGGCCAACGGGAAACCGCCTTCCACGCGCTCAACGGCCGCGGGATCGCGCTGTGGGCGCTGGGCAGGTTCGACGAGGCCATCGCGGATCACGAACAGGTGCTCGCCTACACCCGCGAGGCCGGACTCGGCTTCGGGGAAACGGCGACCCTGAACTGCCTCGCCGAAACCCACTGCGACGCGGGCCGCCTCGACGTCGCGATGACACTGGCGACCGAATGCCACGCCCGCTCCGTGCAGATCGGCGACCGGCGCGGCGAGGCGGCGGCCGTGGAGGTCATCGCGACGGTGCGGAACCGGCGCGGCGAGCATGCGGAAGCGATCGAGGGACTGCACGAAGCGCTGCGGATGTTCACCGAAATCGGCCTCGGCTACGGCCAGGGATCCGCCCGGATCGGCCTCGCGTTCGCGCACCGGAGCCTCGGCGACGCCGCGAAAGCGCTGGAGTACGCCGAAAAGGCGTTGGCCACGTTGCGCGAGAACGGTCAGCTTCTGCTGGAGGCGGACGCCCTCACCGAAATCGCGCACGCCCGGCTGGACCTCGGCGAGCCGGAAGCGGCGCGGGCACTGGCCGACCAGGCGGTGCGGCTCGCGTCGAAACGGGGGCGGCGGTTGCCCGAGGAGCGGGCCCGCGCCCTCAGCCACCGAACATGA